The following proteins come from a genomic window of Lycium ferocissimum isolate CSIRO_LF1 chromosome 4, AGI_CSIRO_Lferr_CH_V1, whole genome shotgun sequence:
- the LOC132054516 gene encoding transmembrane 9 superfamily member 11-like: MDFFHKLKNWLLFCSLFLQCASGFYLPGSFPHKYYVGDQLSVKVNSLTSIDTELPYGYYSLPFCKPLEGIKDSAENLGELLRGDRIENSPYRFKMHVNESELFLCQTNALSADESKVLKERIDEMYQVNLILDNLPAIRYMNREGFSLRWTGYPVGIKVKDVYYAFNHLKFTVLVHKYEKSNTMPGVIGAGDGIELITTDDKSVTDTPSYMVVGFEVVPCSFQHNIDLLKNLKQYDKYPAPINCEPAAVAAMIQDGKPLIFSYEVSFVESDIKWPSRWDAYLKMEGAKVHWFSILNSMMVITFLAGIVLIIFLRTIRRDLARYEELDKEAQAQINEELSGWKLVVGDVFRVPENSELLSMMVADGCRILGMALVTILFAALGFMSPASRGTLITGMLLFYMFLGIIAGYVAVWLKKTMSAGNTNGWLSIAWRVSCFFPGIAFLILTILNFLLWGSHSTGAIPFTTYIVLLLLWFCISMPLTLIGGFIGTKAPHLEYPCRSNQIPREIPANRFPTWVLVIGAGTLPFGTLFIELFFIMSSIWLGRVYYVFGFLLVVLILLVVVCAEVSLVLTYMHLCMEDWRWWWKSFFTSGSVAIYIFFYSINYLVFDLKSLSGPVSAMLYLGYSLLMALAVMLATGAIGFLTSLFFVHRLFSSVKID, encoded by the coding sequence ATGGATTTCTTTCATAAGTTGAAGAATTGGTTATTGTTCTGTAGCTTGTTTCTTCAATGTGCTAGTGGATTTTATCTACCTGGTAGTTTCCCACACAAATATTATGTGGGTGATCAATTATCTGTCAAAGTGAACTCCTTGACCTCAATTGATACAGAATTACCTTATGGATATTACAGCTTACCTTTTTGTAAACCTTTAGAAGGTATCAAGGACAGTGCTGAAAACTTAGGTGAGCTTCTTAGGGGAGACAGAATTGAAAACTCTCCCTATAGGTTTAAGATGCACGTAAACGAAAGTGAGttatttttgtgtcaaacaaATGCATTGTCAGCTGATGAATCCAAGGTTTTGAAAGAACGGATCGATGAGATGTATCAAGTCAATCTGATTCTTGATAACCTCCCTGCAATTCGGTATATGAACAGAGAAGGTTTTTCCCTTAGGTGGACTGGTTATCCAGTTGGTATTAAGGTTAAGGATGTGTATTATGCGTTCAACCATTTGAAATTTACTGTGCTGGTTCACAAGTATGAGAAGAGTAATACTATGCCTGGTGTGATCGGGGCTGGAGATGGTATTGAGTTAATTACAACAGACGATAAGTCTGTCACAGACACGCCGAGTTACATGGTTGTTGGATTTGAAGTTGTCCCCTGCAGCTTTCAGCATAATATAGATTTGCTTAAGAATCTAAAACAATATGATAAGTATCCTGCACCAATTAATTGTGAACCGGCTGCAGTAGCAGCGATGATTCAGGATGGCAAGCCATTGATTTTTAGCTATGAGGTCAGCTTTGTGGAGAGTGACATTAAGTGGCCATCAAGATGGGATGCATATTTAAAGATGGAAGGTGCAAAAGTTCATTGGTTTTCAATTCTTAATTCCATGATGGTTATCACTTTCCTAGCTGGAATAGTTCTGATTATTTTCTTGAGGACAATTAGAAGAGATCTAGCTCGGTATGAAGAGCTTGACAAAGAGGCTCAAGCTCAGATAAATGAGGAATTATCAGGGTGGAAACTTGTCGTTGGCGATGTCTTCAGAGTTCCAGAGAATTCAGAGCTCCTCAGTATGATGGTTGCTGATGGATGTCGTATTTTAGGAATGGCACTTGTGACAATATTATTTGCGGCTCTTGGATTTATGTCTCCAGCCTCTAGGGGCACGCTTATCACTGGCATGCTTTTGTTCTACATGTTCTTAGGTATTATTGCTGGCTATGTTGCTGTTTGGCTCAAGAAAACCATGAGTGCTGGTAACACCAATGGATGGCTTTCAATTGCGTGGAGAGTTTCTTGTTTTTTCCCTGGAATTGCATTTCTTATACTAACTATTCTGAATTTCCTCTTATGGGGAAGTCATAGTACTGGTGCAATTCCTTTCACTACATACATTGTTCTGTTGCTGTTGTGGTTTTGCATCTCTATGCCTCTTACACTCATTGGTGGATTTATCGGTACAAAGGCTCCACACCTCGAGTACCCTTGTCGTAGCAACCAAATTCCTCGGGAAATCCCAGCAAACAGATTTCCGACTTGGGTGCTAGTAATTGGAGCAGGAACTCTGCCATTTGGAACTCTGTTTATTGAACTCTTCTTCATCATGTCTAGCATATGGCTCGGTCGTGTTTACTATGTTTTCGGGTTTCTGTTGGTAGTGTTAATCTTGCTAGTGGTTGTTTGTGCTGAAGTGTCTTTGGTCCTGACTTATATGCATCTTTGCATGGAAGATTGGAGATGGTGGTGGAAATCATTCTTCACGTCTGGCTCAGTGGCGATCTACATATTTTTCTACTCTATCAACTATCTTGTTTTCGATCTCAAGAGCCTTAGTGGGCCTGTCTCAGCTATGCTGTACTTAGGCTACTCGCTTTTAATGGCGCTTGCTGTTATGCTAGCAACTGGAGCTATAGGCTTCTTGACGTCTCTATTCTTCGTGCATCGTCTCTTCTCTTCAGTGAAAATAGATTGA